In the genome of Roseofilum reptotaenium CS-1145, the window CGTAGCTGGAACGATCGCCAGCATTAGTGAACTCGAATATGGCGGCTATGAAGTCACCATTCAACCCGCTGATGCAGATGCTGTCGTCACCAGTATTCCGGCTGGCCCTGAATTAATCGTTTCTGAAGGCGATGAAGTGGCAGCCGGACAAGCTTTAACCAACAATCCCAATGTGGGTGGTTTTGGTCAAATTGATACGGAAATCGTTCTCCAAGATGCTACTCGTATTCAAGGTATGATTGCCTTCTTAGTGCTGATTATGATTACTCAAATCTTCCTCGTTCTGAAGAAGAAACAATTCGAGAAAGTCCAAGCAGCCGAAATGAATTTCTAAATCCTAAATCTTGGGATGATTGGGCAAGACAGAAACCGGGTTTCTTGAAGAAATCCGGTTTCTTATAACAATAGGTAATAGGCAATAGGTAATAGAACATATCTTAACTCTCCCTTTCTCTGCTATAGCAATGGAGTAATCCTATTCCCCATTCCCCATTCCCTATTCCCTAGCACGCAGCACTATATGACATGGGATAGACAAAACTCGATCGCCTCCTCAATATCCTCAGTTTGTTGGGGATAGCTCATTTTCGGTCGAGTGATCGTAATTAATGGAATTCCCAAACGATCGCACAGTTGACGCTTGATGGCTTCTCCTCCTGCATTTCCTGATGCTTTGGTCACTACCAGGGAAATCTGCCAATGTTGCCATAGGGCTAACTCTAGAGCTTCAGGAATTGGAGGACGGATGGCAATCAGGCGATCGCTCGTAAATCCCGCTTCCTGAGCAATCTGAATTGACTTAGCAGAAGGGAGTACTCGCGCAAACAATGTTGCCTGGTGTTGCCAAGGTTGAAATAAGGGTAAGCGTTGATATCCGACCGTTAAGAACACGCGTTGATCGGTCAAATAGTCGCCACTCACCAGGGTGGCAAAACTGTCTAAGGTCACGATCTGACTAGAGCCAGAATCATCAGTTACAGGGGGGCGCTCATAGCGCAAATAGGGGATTTGAGAGCATTCTGAAAAGGCGATCGCCAGTTGGGAAATTTTCACCGCCCAAGGATGACTTGTATCTAAAATAACGCTAATATCATGAGATCGAGTGAATTCATCTAAACTCGATCCCTTTAACTTCCCTACCCATACCGTTAACCCAGGATAAGTGGCATAAAGCGATCTTGCTGGCTCAGTCGTTACCGTTACTACACACTCCACACCTCTCTTCACCAACCCTTGAGCCAACAGGCGACTTTCTGAAGTCCCCCCAATCAACCAAACTGTAGTCATTTTACGGCGATCGCTTCACGGATACTTGACAACATAGAGATGGAACAACTCACCCTCTCTTTTTTTAACTACTTTTGCTCCCACAGCACGGATTGCTTTTTCCCACTCCTGTAAAGGCTCTAGAGCCACTTCCGCCCCCAAATACGTCTCTAGAATGGCCCAATTTTCTGCCAATTCTACCTCTGGGTTTAGCACATCAAACACGAGCATTCCCCCAGGTTTCAGTACCGACTTTACAGCAGCCATGACCTGTTGGCAATAGTCCACAGAAAAATAACAACTCCATCCCGTGGCGATCGCCAAATCAAACTGTCCTGGCTCGTAATCTAACTGGTGAGCTGGCTCCAACTTGACCCCCTTAAACAACTTAGAATTTAACTGCGGGCCGCGAGAATTTAGGGCATCGGAAGCCTCCTTACTAATCTCCTGACCGTAAAAAAAGGCATCCCATTCTCGCCAAGGATAAATCAGAAAACTCACCCCACAGCCAATATCTAGGCACTTTTGCCCCTTTTTCGGCTTACACACCTGCCAAAACTCAGACGTAATCTTCGGGGTTAACTCCCCACTCATCCATTGCCGAAAAATCGGCATCTCTTCCACTTCTGGCGGAACTTCAAAGGCATCTCCCCGGTATTGGCGGTTAAACCGAAGTGCCACCGCCGCTAGTTGCTCCTCCAGAGCCTCTGTAGAGAAATTTTGTAGTCCAAAACCTGAAGCATTACTTAAGCGTGTCATATCTGAATAGAGATGGGGGGATAGGGGGATAGGGGGATGGGGAAAGAACCCATTACCCATTACCCATCATTATTAACGATTAATTGTTCATTATTTCAAGGCCTTTCTAAAATTGCGGCGATAGGAGCCATTAAACACCAACACCGGCCAACCCAAGGAGAGAAGAACCTTATTCATCAATCCTGGTGTAAAATTTGTCCGAGAATAGCCTTTCCAAAACTTCCAAACTCCGATCGCATAGCCGATGAGTCCCAAAACAATCAATAGCTTCATCTGGTTATCGCTCCTAATTCAGTACATTCAGTCAGTATCCATTTAGGATCGTGAGAGTATGGTACAGTTTTAGCAAAATTGTAATAAGTGTTGATCGTCACTACTATTAAGTTTAGTGAATTCATCCATGACTTGGTTTTGGTTCTGTGTTCCTCACAGCAGACTCCCTATTCCCTATTCCCTAAACCAGAGGAGCGTCTTATGAGAGCAGTGCTGATGGCAGGTGGTTCAGGAACTCGGCTAAGACCGTTAACCTGCGAGCTTCCGAAGCCGATGGTTCCTGTCCTTAACCGACCGATCGCCGAGCATATTGTCCGCCTACTCAAACACCATCACATTCGCGAAGTAATTACGACACTCTATTACTTACCTGATGTGATGCGCAGTCACTTCCAAGATGGGCGGGAGTTTGGTATCCAAATGACCTATGCAGTTGAGGAAGAGCAACCCCTAGGAACTGCTGGGTGTGTCAAGAATGTATCTGAGTTGCTAGGGTCAACCTTCCTAGTCATCAGTGGCGATTGTATCACGGACTTCGATTTAAGTGCGGCGATCGCCTTTCACTATCAAAAAAAGTCGATCGCCACTCTAGTCTTAACCCGTGTTCCCAATCCCCTAGAATTTGGAGTGGTGATTACTGGGCCTGATGGTCGAATTCAACGCTTTCTAGAAAAACCCTCAAGTAGTGAAGTTTTTTCAGATACCGTAAATACGGGAATTTATATCTTAGAACCCGAAGTCCTAAACTATTTATCCCCCAAAGAAGAAGCGGATTTTTCTAAAGATTTATTTCCCTTTCTACTCGCCCAAAGAAAACCTATTTATGGCTACATTGCCGAGGGGTATTGGTGTGATGTTGGCCATCTTGATGCTTATCGGGAAAGCCAATATAGCGCTTTAGCTCAACGAGTGAACTTAGAAGTATCTTATCCCAATCGATCGCCAAGTTTATGGATTGGGCACAATACTTATATCGATCCCACGGTGAATATAGAACCCCCCGTGCTCATTGGCCATAACTGCCGTATTGGTAGCCATGTACATATCGAACCGGGAACCATTATTGGTGATAATGTCACCATTGGCTCCTACGCCACGTTAAAACGGCCAATCATTTGGAACGGGGCTATTATCGGTGATGAAAGCCATCTGAGAGCTTGTGTCGTGGGTCGAGGAACCCGGATCGACCGTCGTGCCCATATCTTAGAAGGGGCGATCGTCGGTTCCCTGTCTACAGTAGGAGAAGAAGCACGGGTTTCTCCTCAAGTACGGGTTTGGCCGAATAAAAGAATTGAAGCCGGAGCGATCTTAAATCTGAATTTGATTTGGGGTAATGTCGGCCATCGTAACCTATTTGGACAGCGGGGAGTATCGGGTTTAGCCAATATTGACATTACGCCAGAATTAGCGGTCAAACTGGGAGCTGCCTATGGTTCAATCTTGTCGCCAGGGTCTGAAGTCACGGTATCTCGCGATCAGCGCAGTATTTCCCGCATGGTGACCCGCTCTTTGGTGGCAGGATTGATGTCAGTGGGCGTAGACGTGCAAAACCTGGAAAATAAGGCAATTCCCATTGTTCGCACTGTGATTCCCACCCTAGGAGTAGAAGGGGGAATTCATGTGCGTTTGCACCCAGAGCGGGGGAGTTCCATCCTGATTGAATTCCTCAATCATAAGGGTATCAATATTTCTAAATCCAAGGAAAAGAAAATTGAAGGCTGTTTCTTTAAAGAGGATATGCGGCGATCGCTCCTTTATGAAGTGGGCAATGTCACTTATACCTCGGAGACATTGCAAATTTATATGGAAGCCTTTGAGAAACACCTCAATTTAGAGGCGATCGAAACCGTTTCCTCCAAAGTGGTGATTGACTATGCTTTTGCCGTTAGCGGCGCAGTTTTACCCCAACTGCTGGCTAAATTTGGCTGTGATGCGGTGGTTCTCAATGCCAGCTTAAACCCCAAACCCCTCTCCCTGGACGACCAAGAAGGGCTACTCA includes:
- a CDS encoding cobalt-precorrin-6A reductase, with translation MTTVWLIGGTSESRLLAQGLVKRGVECVVTVTTEPARSLYATYPGLTVWVGKLKGSSLDEFTRSHDISVILDTSHPWAVKISQLAIAFSECSQIPYLRYERPPVTDDSGSSQIVTLDSFATLVSGDYLTDQRVFLTVGYQRLPLFQPWQHQATLFARVLPSAKSIQIAQEAGFTSDRLIAIRPPIPEALELALWQHWQISLVVTKASGNAGGEAIKRQLCDRLGIPLITITRPKMSYPQQTEDIEEAIEFCLSHVI
- a CDS encoding class I SAM-dependent methyltransferase, which produces MTRLSNASGFGLQNFSTEALEEQLAAVALRFNRQYRGDAFEVPPEVEEMPIFRQWMSGELTPKITSEFWQVCKPKKGQKCLDIGCGVSFLIYPWREWDAFFYGQEISKEASDALNSRGPQLNSKLFKGVKLEPAHQLDYEPGQFDLAIATGWSCYFSVDYCQQVMAAVKSVLKPGGMLVFDVLNPEVELAENWAILETYLGAEVALEPLQEWEKAIRAVGAKVVKKREGELFHLYVVKYP
- a CDS encoding mannose-1-phosphate guanyltransferase translates to MRAVLMAGGSGTRLRPLTCELPKPMVPVLNRPIAEHIVRLLKHHHIREVITTLYYLPDVMRSHFQDGREFGIQMTYAVEEEQPLGTAGCVKNVSELLGSTFLVISGDCITDFDLSAAIAFHYQKKSIATLVLTRVPNPLEFGVVITGPDGRIQRFLEKPSSSEVFSDTVNTGIYILEPEVLNYLSPKEEADFSKDLFPFLLAQRKPIYGYIAEGYWCDVGHLDAYRESQYSALAQRVNLEVSYPNRSPSLWIGHNTYIDPTVNIEPPVLIGHNCRIGSHVHIEPGTIIGDNVTIGSYATLKRPIIWNGAIIGDESHLRACVVGRGTRIDRRAHILEGAIVGSLSTVGEEARVSPQVRVWPNKRIEAGAILNLNLIWGNVGHRNLFGQRGVSGLANIDITPELAVKLGAAYGSILSPGSEVTVSRDQRSISRMVTRSLVAGLMSVGVDVQNLENKAIPIVRTVIPTLGVEGGIHVRLHPERGSSILIEFLNHKGINISKSKEKKIEGCFFKEDMRRSLLYEVGNVTYTSETLQIYMEAFEKHLNLEAIETVSSKVVIDYAFAVSGAVLPQLLAKFGCDAVVLNASLNPKPLSLDDQEGLLNQLGRVVGALEATMGVQVSSNGEKFVLIDETGTAIRGEILTALMMQMILTAHPRGTVVVPIHASSAVEEIARRHEGRVIRTKSNPAALMEACHANPNVVLGGSGDMGFIFPQLHPGFDAMFATAKLMEMLKLQDISLGMMRSKLPTIAHQMTTLRCPWTAKGAVMRYLVETHPSEQLQLVDGVKIISPDGHHWVLILPDAGEAMIDIVADGCDPEIVESLLKDYCDRVHSFIEAHQRFDD